The genomic segment TCTAGATAAAGATGGTAAGCCAATTGCTTGAAAAGTTGAAAATAGTTGAGGCGAAGACGTTGGTAAAAAAGGTTATTTTTCAATGAGCGACAACTGATTTGATGAATATAATTACATGGCAATTGTTGATAAGAAATATCTATCAAAAGAAGCACAAAATGCTTTAGACAAGGCTCCAATTGAAATTGATCCTTGAGACCCACTTTGTTAAAGATCAAAATAGTAAAAAAATTGTAAGTAAAACACCTTACAATTTTTATTTTTTTGCTTTTATAAAGGAATAATTCAAAACTTAATTATTCTTTGACTTTGGCTTGTCTAATTTTTAAAATTTCTTCTTTAGCAATAATGTCAGCAACATTAATTACTTCACGAATATTAGTAAAGTATTCACGAAACTTACGAATGTCACGACGTAAAGGGCCAATTTTTCTTGTTGATGCCTTAGTGAAATCAATGGCTAAATAAGTATCAAAATATCCAAAGGTCTTTTTCACTCGCATAATTAGATTTTGAATAGCAATTTTTATTCTGTAATCCACTAGCTCTATTTTTTCTTCTTTAAACGATTTTTGTTCAAATTCTCTTATAAATGTGTAGTAAATATTAAGTGCTTCAATATCTTGAGCTTCGGCTGTTTCATTAAATTCGTTGTCTAAGTCAATTTGCGTTTCACTTGGACTCAAATTTTTAAATAGCTCTTTAACATCTAAAGCGTTTTTCTTATATGTGTTTTCACTAACAACAATGGCAATGATTTTGGCGATAATGAAAACAAAAATAAGAACAAAAATCCCACCAATTACGTAACAAGCGATTGCGCCACCTTTATTAATCGGTCCTAGTAAACTAGCACCGGCCAAAATTAAAATGACTCCGATTCCGAGAATACATAGAATAATTAAAAACGCAACAACATTTAAGAAATTTATTTTTAAATTAGACGATTTGTTTTTTGCCATTACTTATTAAGTGCTCCAGAATATTTAATTAGTCGTTTATTTTCTAAATATCCTCGTCCAGCTTTGGCAATAAGTTTGCCATTTAGTCGTGTTGCATCAGCGCTAAAATGCACATTTATTTTTAATAAAGCTTCGCCTACACCATAAGTGTCTACGGGAGCGCCTAAACTTTCAAAATAAGCAATTTTTTTAGCATCAAAACCACTTGAAACAGTAATTTTAACATGCTTACCACCGTGAGAGTCTAGTGCTTTGCGTAAGTTTTTTACTTGATCAGGAGTAACACCTCATTGATTTGAATCTTGTTCAAACATTTTGTCAATCATAGATTTAGAAGTGTCAATTCTTACCCCTTTTAGTTCGTCTTTAAAACGAGCAAGGCATGCTAACGAATCGTTGATAACATCGTTATGGAAATCGACTAAAGCATAAAGCTCATCTTCAGGAAAAGTATTGTGATAAGCTTCGCAAGCTTTTACTAAATCGCCATCAAACATTTGAATTAATGCATGGGGCATACTGCCATAAGTTCTTGAAGCATCGAAATTTGAAGATGCAAAACTAGAGTGATTTTTAATACCGCCAACTTCAATTGCGTGAGCGTCGTTTAGCTGGTTAATATAATGATCAGCGCGATCGGCCATACTTACAATATTTTTACCGTTAGCGGCTTTTACAATTCGGTATGCGTTAGTTGCAATTGAACTTTGACGCGCAAGAATACCATCGATGATTCCTTCTCAAATGCCAAAATCATGGTAGCTACCTTCGAGTTCTAAACAAACTTCACGGTTTTTAACAATTGTTCCTTCAGGCAAATATTTGATTGTATATTTTGATGTATCGGTATTTTCTTCTAGTAGTTTAATTACTTCGTTGATACCACAAAGCATTACATCGTTATGGCGTTGAAAAAACTGTAAAGTAACAACGTTATTTGGCAAATACTTTTCAGAGATTTCTTTGGTTTGGTGAAAATATAAAGAGATTTTGTCAGTTAATTTCATGATTTATACCTCATAATAATAAAAAAAATTATACTAAAAATATCGCTAAAAAAACCAAGCCATCTTGGCTTGGTAATTCTTATTTTACTATGATGTTCTTGGGAATAGTTTTGGTTCAACTTTTTCTTTGAAATATTTGGTTTTTTGGAAATAGTGAACAAAGATGTGTTGTAGAATAGTTCAAATCCCCCCAATAATTCAATAAATTTGTAGCCCAGCACTAAAGATAACACCAATACCAATAAAGATAAGAGAAATAATATTAAACTTCTTGTTTTCTTTTTTTAGTGCAGCTTGCTGGTACGCATTAGCCCGTAAGGATTTTTTCTTACGATTGAGAATCTTCGGCATATACTGTGCCAGTGCTTGAATACCGACTGAGAAAATAATAATCGGTAAGTAAATTAAATCGCCAGCAATTACTCTTCTAATTGAAGATGTTGAAAGTTGAATTGAATATCAAGTTGCTTGTTTAATTTCTGGAGATGCAGAAATGATTCTAAAGACCACAATTAGAATCGGAAGTGTGATAAATGATGATATTAATCCACTTCACGGTGAAATTTTTTCTTTTTTGTATAGTTCCGCGATTTCTAGTTGTTTACGTTGTTGCATTTGCTTATCGCTTTTATATTCAGCATACTTAGCTTCGATTTTGGCTTTTTTCTGATTGAACTCTTCCATTCTCGATTGACTAAAAGTAGCTTTAAAAGAAACGGCAAAAGCAATTAACCTAACGATGATAACGGTAACAACTAAGGCTAGAATAACACTTCATCCAGTAGTACCTAGCCCGGTTATAATGGCATTCATAAATAAGTTAACTGGTTGCACAAATAATCCATAGAAAGGTCCAAGACCTCAATAATCTTTAGCAGTTGCCAAAGCCTTTTGAGGAGTAGAGCTATTAGCATCAAATAATGACGATAGTAAGCTATCTTTGCTATAGTTACCCAAATTATTGATGTGAGTAATGCTATAGATTTGTGTGCCATTTTCTACTCTAGAACCTAGAATATGTTTTGTTAGTTGTAAATAGCTTCCAATAGCAGCCCGGTAACTTCTTGCAAAATTAGCGACAATATTACCTTCTGAAGTTGTTAAACCCTTATCTTCATTTTCATTAGCACTTACTTTAGTTTTTAGTTTATTAAAGTAAGCGGTAGCTTTTTCTAAAAATGTGGTTCCATTTTCTGAGGCAATTAAATCTTTGAATTCTTTATATCATTTGAGTTTAGGATCGTTTTGATGCTCTTCTCAATATTTAAGCGTTTCATTGGTAAGAATTTGAAAAATGTCACGTAAATATACTTCTCTAGGATCGGCTCCAGCAGGTAAGTAATTAAGAACTTTTGCGTCATCATATGCTTTTAAGCGGTTGTATAGGACATCAACTTTTCCATTTGCTTGTTTTTTGGTATGGAATACTGGCGCTGGCATTAAAACTTGTTCAAATTTAGTCAAAGGTTTATAAACTTTAGTTGCAGTGTTTTCTTTGCCGTTTCCTAAATTGTAATATGCATAGCGATCATCTTTTGAATATAGATAACCACCATCATTGCCTTGGGTGATATTTTCATATTCGCCATTGGCATTTTTAGTGTTTTTTTGCAGTTGAAGACCAAGAGTTTTTGAACCGTAACTTCCATAGGTTGCGCCGGTTTCTTCGTCTTGTTTTCTTAGCTTTTCAACCACACTAGGATCTTTTAAACCAAGATAAGTGTTTGCAGTTACGTTATTAACGTCGCTATTCACTCTAGTAAATGAATTGGTAATTGGATTGTATCTAAGAGTTTCAATGTTTGGTGAAATTCGTTTAGATGTGGTGTAAAGTTCTTGACCCGAGCCAACTTTGATTCCTGAACGCCCAGTAAACGATTGCACGCAACCTACAAGCCCGATTGAAACAAAGATGATAATTAAGATAATTTTCACTCATTTTCAAACTTTAAGAAAAATTTGTCTTGAGTGTCGATCGTTGTTGTTAAGATTATTTTTAACTTTGAACGAATCGTAGTGTTTAGACTTTTCGCT from the Metamycoplasma arthritidis genome contains:
- a CDS encoding nicotinate phosphoribosyltransferase; its protein translation is MKLTDKISLYFHQTKEISEKYLPNNVVTLQFFQRHNDVMLCGINEVIKLLEENTDTSKYTIKYLPEGTIVKNREVCLELEGSYHDFGIWEGIIDGILARQSSIATNAYRIVKAANGKNIVSMADRADHYINQLNDAHAIEVGGIKNHSSFASSNFDASRTYGSMPHALIQMFDGDLVKACEAYHNTFPEDELYALVDFHNDVINDSLACLARFKDELKGVRIDTSKSMIDKMFEQDSNQWGVTPDQVKNLRKALDSHGGKHVKITVSSGFDAKKIAYFESLGAPVDTYGVGEALLKINVHFSADATRLNGKLIAKAGRGYLENKRLIKYSGALNK
- the yidC gene encoding membrane protein insertase YidC — translated: MASEKSKHYDSFKVKNNLNNNDRHSRQIFLKVWKWVKIILIIIFVSIGLVGCVQSFTGRSGIKVGSGQELYTTSKRISPNIETLRYNPITNSFTRVNSDVNNVTANTYLGLKDPSVVEKLRKQDEETGATYGSYGSKTLGLQLQKNTKNANGEYENITQGNDGGYLYSKDDRYAYYNLGNGKENTATKVYKPLTKFEQVLMPAPVFHTKKQANGKVDVLYNRLKAYDDAKVLNYLPAGADPREVYLRDIFQILTNETLKYWEEHQNDPKLKWYKEFKDLIASENGTTFLEKATAYFNKLKTKVSANENEDKGLTTSEGNIVANFARSYRAAIGSYLQLTKHILGSRVENGTQIYSITHINNLGNYSKDSLLSSLFDANSSTPQKALATAKDYWGLGPFYGLFVQPVNLFMNAIITGLGTTGWSVILALVVTVIIVRLIAFAVSFKATFSQSRMEEFNQKKAKIEAKYAEYKSDKQMQQRKQLEIAELYKKEKISPWSGLISSFITLPILIVVFRIISASPEIKQATWYSIQLSTSSIRRVIAGDLIYLPIIIFSVGIQALAQYMPKILNRKKKSLRANAYQQAALKKENKKFNIISLIFIGIGVIFSAGLQIYWIIGGIWTILQHIFVHYFQKTKYFKEKVEPKLFPRTS